From Clavelina lepadiformis chromosome 9, kaClaLepa1.1, whole genome shotgun sequence, the proteins below share one genomic window:
- the LOC143470168 gene encoding uncharacterized protein LOC143470168, which translates to MDSSYQKQKTKTLSSLDEIHEASDVIFNEDQVSQVTSNSIESQNESHLKKKPFQCLICNKKSESKQALNKHFRSHFKDGLCKCKFCDKDITMTNYKLHVRIHTGEKPFKCEQCGKSFTQSCGLKIHLKCHSEEKPFTCQVCEKSFKFKQSLKIHIGTHSNDKKHPCEICGKLFSSSASVKNHMRSHMLVRLYKCKLCDKTFNEPAQIKTHMFVHFGEKPYSCEVCDKRFAARSSKKRHMKTHTGERLYSCQFCEKRFTTRRHVTIHIRTHTGERPYSCPYCDYKAAVGHQMKAHIRKHTGERPYSCPYCDYRSAYSNNIKSHIRTHTGEYLYSSCPYCDYKSAYSCQMKSHIRTHTGERPYVCKTCGKSFAKSNNLKQHMGKEHFEHQMHS; encoded by the coding sequence ATGGATTCTTcatatcaaaaacaaaaaacgaaaactttGTCTTCCCTTGATGAAATCCATGAAGCAAGTGATGTCATATTCAATGAAGATCAAGTATCTCAAGTAACATCAAATAGTATTGAAAGTCAAAATGAAAGCCATTTAAAGAAGAAACCGTTTCAGTGtctgatttgcaacaaaaaaagtGAATCAAAACAGGCattgaataaacattttcgATCACATTTCAAGGACGGCCTTTGcaagtgtaaattttgtgataaagaTATCACGATGACTAACTATAAGCTCCATGTTCGAATCCACACCGGGGAAAAACCATTCAAATGTGAGCAATGTGGAAAATCATTCACTCAATCATGTGGTTTAAAAATTCATTTGAAATGTCATTCTGAAGAGAAGCCATTTACTTGTCAAGTTtgtgaaaaatcatttaaattcaaacaaagtttaaagatTCACATTGGCACTCACTCAAATGATAAAAAGCATCCCTGTGAGATTTGTGGAAAGCTGTTTAGTTCATCAGCTTCGGTGAAAAATCATATGAgaagtcatatgcttgtccgTTTATACAAGTGTAAGCTTTGTGATAAAACGTTTAATGAACCAGCCCAAATCAAAACTCATATGTTCGTTCATTTTGGTGAAAAACCATATTCATGTGAAGTTTGTGACAAAAGATTTGCTGCAAGAAGTTCTAAGAAACGTCATATGAAaactcacacaggtgaacGACTCTATTCTTGTCAATTTTGCGAGAAGCGGTTCACCACTCGCCGCCATGTAACAATACATATTCGAACGCATACTGGCGAGCGTCCTTATAGTTGTCCGTATTGCGATTACAAGGCTGCTGTTGGCCATCAAATGAAAGCTCACATCAGAAAGCATACCGGCGAGCGTCCTTACAGTTGTCCGTATTGCGATTACAGGTCGGCTTATAGTAATAATATCAAATCTCACATCAGAACACACACGGGTGAGTATCTTTACAGCAGTTGTCCGTATTGCGATTACAAGTCGGCTTATAGTTGTCAAATGAAATCTCACATCAGAACACACAcgggtgagcgaccttatgtTTGTAAAACATGTGGTAAGTCTTTTGCGAAGTCgaataatttaaaacagcaTATGGGAAAGGAACATTTCGAACATCAAATGCACTCCTAA
- the LOC143470167 gene encoding uncharacterized protein LOC143470167 codes for MEMDSSDQEQKTKTLSSLDEIHEASDVIFNEDQVSQVTSNSIESQNEPHLKKKPFQCLICNKTSDSKHALNKHFQSHFKDGLCKCKFCEKDITFRNYKLHVRTHTGEKPFKCDQCGKSFTQSSGLQIHLKCHSEEKPFTCQVCEKSFKFKHTLKYHISTHSNAKKHPCEICGKLFASSASVKIHMRSHMLVRSYKCKLCDKTFKQPVPFKIHMFVHFGTKPYTCEICDKGFAARRSMKCHMKTHTGERPHCCKVCGKSFAWPSSLRSHEKNQHTDWKPHTCEICSKSFRLLVCLQRHLVIHTKEKLYSCQFCKKRFSTRPQVTIHNRTHTGERPYSCPHCDYKSAHSSNLKIHIRTHSGERPYSCPYCDFKSAYSSNMKAHIRTHTGERPYVCKTCGKSFSRSSGLKRHIANKHFEHQMHS; via the coding sequence atggAAATGGATTCTTCAGATCAGGaacaaaaaacgaaaactttGTCTTCCCTTGATGAAATCCATGAAgcaagtgacgtcatattcaATGAAGATCAAGTATCACAAGTAACATCAAATAGTATTGAAAGTCAAAATGAACCCCATTTAAAGAAGAAACCATTTCAGTGtctgatttgcaacaaaacaagTGACTCAAAACATGCattgaataaacattttcaatcaCATTTCAAGGACGGCCTTTGcaagtgtaaattttgtgaaaaagacATCACATTCCGTAACTATAAGCTCCATGTTCGAACGCATACCGGGGAAAAGCCATTCAAATGTGATCAATGTGGGAAATCATTCACTCAATCAAGTGGTTTGCAAATTCATTTGAAATGTCATTCTGAAGAAAAGCCATTTACTTGTCAAGTTtgtgaaaaatcatttaagtTCAAACACACTTTGAAGTATCACATTAGCACTCACTCAAATGCTAAAAAGCATCCCTGTGAGATTTGTGGGAAACTGTTTGCTTCATCAGCTTCGGTGAAAATTCATATGAGAAGTCATATGCTCGTCCGTTCATATAAATGTAAGCTTTgtgataaaacttttaaacaaccTGTCCCATTCAAAATTCATATGTTCGTTCATTTTGGTACAAAACCATATACATGTGAAATTTGTGACAAAGGATTTGCTGCAAGACGTTCTATGAAATGTCATATGAAaactcacacaggtgaacgacctcattgttgtaaagtttgtgGTAAAAGTTTTGCTTGGCCGAGTTCTCTACGAAGTCATGAAAAAAACCAACACACCGATTGGAAACCTCACACTTGTGAAATTTGCTCAAAATCATTTCGCCTACTCGTTTGCCTACAAAGGCATCTTGTCATACACACCAAGGAAAAACTTTATTCTTGTCAATTTTGCAAGAAGCGGTTCAGCACTCGCCCCCAAGTAACAATACATAATCGAACGCATACTGGCGAGCGTCCTTACAGTTGTCCGCATTGCGATTACAAATCGGCTCATAGTAGTAATTTGAAGATTCACATCAGAACACATTCGGGCGAGCGTCCTTATAGTTGTCCGTATTGCGATTTCAAGTCGGCTTATAGTAGTAATATGAAGGCTCACATCAGAACACACAcgggtgagcgaccttatgtTTGTAAAACATGTGGTAAGTCATTTTCGCGATCGAGTGGTTTAAAGCGGCATAtagcaaacaaacatttcGAACATCAAATGCATTcctaa
- the LOC143470170 gene encoding uncharacterized protein LOC143470170, whose product MEMDSSDQKQKAKTFSSLDEVLQESEVIFNEDQVSQVTSNQIESQNGRNLKEKPFQCLICNKTSESKHALNKHFQSHFKDGLCNCKFCDKDIKLTYYKLHVRIHTGEKPFKCEQCGKSFTRSCGLQIHLKCHSEEKPYTCRVCDKPFKFKESLKYHISTHSNNKKHPCEICGKLFGSSASVKNHMRSHMLVRLYKCKLCDKTFKQPVQFKTHMLVHFGEKPYSCEICGKKFAARSYMTSHMKTHTGERPHSCKVCGKSFAWLSSLRSHEKNHTDLKPQTSETCSKSFRLYNESPTNAS is encoded by the coding sequence ATGGAAATGGATTCTTCAGATCAGAAACAAAAAGCCAAAACCTTTTCTTCCCTTGATGAAGTCCTTCAAGAAAGTGAAGTCATATTTAATGAAGATCAAGTATCACAAGTAACATCAAATCAAATTGAAAGTCAAAATGGAAGAAATTTAAAGGAAAAACCATTTCAGTGTctaatttgcaacaaaacaagTGAATCAAAACATGCattgaataaacattttcaatcaCATTTCAAGGACGGCCTTTgcaattgtaaattttgtgacaAAGATATCAAGCTGACTTACTATAAGCTCCATGTTCGAATACATACCGGGGAAAAACCATTCAAATGTGAGCAATGTGGGAAATCATTCACTCGATCATGTGGTTTGCAAATTCATTTGAAATGTCATTCTGAAGAGAAGCCATATACTTGTCGAGTTTGTGACAAACCATTTAAGTTCAAAGAAAGTTTGAAGTATCACATTAGCACTCactcaaataataaaaagcaTCCCTGTGAGATTTGTGGAAAGCTGTTTGGTTCATCAGCTTCGGTGAAAAATCATATGAgaagtcatatgcttgtccgTTTATATAAGTGTAAGCTTTgtgataaaacttttaaacaaccTGTCCAATTCAAAACTCATATGCTCGTTCATTTTGGTGAAAAACCATATTCATGTGAAATTTGTGGCAAAAAGTTTGCTGCAAGAAGTTATATGACAAGTCATATGAAaactcacacaggtgaacGACCTCATTCTTGTAAAGTTTGTGGGAAAAGTTTTGCTTGGCTGAGCTCTCTACGAAGTCATGAAAAAAATCACACGGATTTGAAACCTCAGACTTCTGAAACTTGCTCAAAATCATTTCGCCTATATAATGAGTCACCAACAAATGCATCTTAA
- the LOC143470169 gene encoding uncharacterized protein LOC143470169: protein MEKAHLPKTSKNFSSVYEDLQESDVIIENDKKISKRFVNEDQNNSRKKPFQCLICNKTSESKHALNQHFRSHFKDGLCKCKFCDKDITLGNYKFHVRIHTGEKPFKCDQCGKSFTQSGGLQDHLKCHSEERPFTCQVCEKSFTLKRHLKCHIRTHSNEKSHSCKICEKLFTSSYRVKEHMKSHSLEHDRSIKCKLCDKAFFGSTQLKCHMLVHTGEKLYSCEICDKKFAARHTVKCHMKTHTGERPHSCKVCEKRFARSSTLRTHEKTHTDLKPHTCEICSQSFRLLPHLQRHLAIHTGEKNYSCQFCEKSFRTPSNLTAHVRIHTGERPYSCPYCDYKAALRHSMKAHIRTHTGERPYVCKTCGKSFVQSSPLKQHIKSKHSLKKANE from the coding sequence ATGGAGAAAGCACATCTCccaaaaacaagtaaaaatttttCCTCAGTTTATGAAGACCTTCAAGAAAGCGACGTCATAattgaaaatgataaaaaaatatcaaaaaggtTCGTAAATGAAGATCAAAATAATTCACGGAAAAAACCATTTCAGTGtctgatttgcaacaaaacaagTGAATCAAAACATGCATTGAATCAACATTTTCGATCACATTTCAAGGACGGCCTTTGcaagtgtaaattttgtgataaggATATCACGTTGGGTAACTATAAGTTCCATGTTCGAATCCATACCGGGGAAAAACCATTCAAATGTGATCAGTGTGGGAAATCATTCACTCAATCAGGTGGCTTGCAAGATCATTTGAAATGTCATTCTGAAGAGAGGCCATTTACTTGTCAAGTTtgtgaaaaatcatttacGCTGAAAAGACATTTGAAATGCCACATTAGAACTCACTCAAACGAAAAATCGCATTCctgtaaaatttgtgaaaaactgTTTACTTCGTCCTACAGGGTGAAAGAGCACATGAAAAGTCATTCGCTCGAACACGATCGTTCAATTAAATGCAAGCTTTGTGATAAAGCATTTTTTGGAAGCACACAACTGAAATGTCATATGTTGGTTCATACAGGTGAAAAACTATATTCATGTGaaatttgtgacaaaaaatttGCTGCAAGACATACTGTGAAATGTCATATGAAaactcacacaggtgaacGACCTCATTCTTGTAAAGTTTGTGAGAAGCGTTTTGCTCGATCAAGCACTCTACGAACTCATGAAAAAACTCACACGGACTTGAAGCCTCACACTTGTGAAATTTGTTCACAATCATTTCGCTTATTGCCTCACCTACAAAGGCATCTTGCCATACACACcggtgaaaaaaattattcttgTCAATTTTGCGAGAAGAGTTTTAGGACTCCCAGTAATTTAACGGCTCATGTTCGAATCCATACTGGCGAGCGTCCTTACAGTTGTCCGTATTGCGATTACAAGGCTGCTCTACGGCATAGTATGAAGGCTCACATCAGAACACACACGGGTGAGCGACCATATGTTTGTAAAACATGTGGTAAGTCATTTGTTCAATCAAGTCCTTTGaaacaacatattaaaagTAAACACTCGCTTAAAAAAGCAAACGAATAA